From one Syngnathus acus unplaced genomic scaffold, fSynAcu1.2, whole genome shotgun sequence genomic stretch:
- the LOC119119301 gene encoding snaclec dabocetin subunit alpha-like encodes MCKRPLSCPKGRTCSPKGGLAVVETSTCDTGNLLYGDHCYFYSKLYKDWEDAEKFCVAQKGHLASVHSWQEAQFVFDHSQSVWFSWLGLKKKSNDYEYSDGTAFVSKLLTDFGKVILHELGWES; translated from the exons atgtgcaaacggccgctGA gctgccCGAAGGGACGGACGTGTTCCCCCAAAGGTGGTCTTGCTGTAGTGGaga CTTCCACCTGCGACACGGGCAACCTACTGTATGGCGATCATTGCTACTTTTACTCAAAGCTGTACAAAGATTGGGAGGATGCCGAGAAGTTCTGTGTTGCCCAGAAAGGCCACCTGGCTAGCGTCCACTCATGGCAAGAGGCTCAATTCGTGTTTG ATCACTCGCAAAGCGTTTGGTTTTCTTGGCTgggactgaagaagaaaagcaacgACTATGAGTATAGTGACGGAACAGCTTTTGTAAGTAAATTGTTGACGGACTTTGGAAAAGTCATTCTGCACGAGCTAGGTTGGGAAAGTTGA